A stretch of Henckelia pumila isolate YLH828 chromosome 4, ASM3356847v2, whole genome shotgun sequence DNA encodes these proteins:
- the LOC140861281 gene encoding uncharacterized protein, producing the protein MVLTLTVEDDYTKFWNNGVLTIDTFAICFSKWTPEFKFEAESPIASIWVRLPDLPLHLYNKSSLYAIARCLGNPVKIDVVTEEGSRGSFAHLCVELDVTKERPSYLWVGWGDHRHSIEVVYEKIHFFCLDCKVLGHSSDHCYRHGKNPRPAKNRTQGAAGPLLHRSLLRTPVLV; encoded by the coding sequence ATGGTTCTTACTCTTACTGTGGAGGACGATTATACTAAATTCTGGAACAACGGTGTCCTCACTATTGACACTTTTGCCATTTGCTTTTCCAAGTGGACACCGGAGTTCAAATTCGAAGCTGAATCTCCTATTGCTTCTATCTGGGTTCGTCTCCCGGACCTCCCTCTTCATCTTTATAACAAAAGTTCTCTTTATGCTATTGCTCGTTGCTTGGGCAATCCTGTCAAAATTGATGTTGTTACAGAAGAGGGATCTCGTGGCTCCTTTGCCCATCTTTGTGTAGAACTTGATGTTACTAAGGAGCGTCCTTCGTATCTCTGGGTTGGTTGGGGTGATCATCGACACTCAATTGAAGTAGTTTATGAGAAAATTCATTTCTTTTGCTTGGACTGCAAAGTCCTTGGACACTCTTCTGATCATTGCTATCGCCATGGGAAGAATCCCAGGCCTGCCAAGAATCGGACCCAAGGGGCGGCTGGCCCTCTTCTGCACCGGTCCCTTCTTCGGACCCCTGTTCTAGTCTAA
- the LOC140861282 gene encoding F-box protein At2g27310-like, translating to MNKLDDATLASAVRALPRWFSSCENDEIWRKICNSIWPSTTDPRLLHAITAFSSTHRSFYFDSTLSASYRLPTLTSLSATSELISAVDIYYKDQVIHSKVLQTGTVTERFFSHPFTLNALDPTERIRTPLKYDGDYSATVSLAVEHLRVSWIVIDPHSKRAVNIASHVAVASQILANGDIELCYATVAADASGKLVLFAVRATCGWMGREELHLKMVTMEITDVNRRILNGRESLWILQAAMEGRRRRIDSKKETDAYKKFKWKAEKVMVAILSMICLMLLILILVGWMTAALILLLRY from the coding sequence ATGAACAAACTTGACGACGCCACTCTCGCCTCCGCCGTCCGCGCTTTGCCGCGATGGTTTTCTTCATGCGAAAACGATGAAATATGGCGGAAAATCTGCAACTCCATCTGGCCTTCCACCACCGACCCCCGCCTCCTCCATGCCATCACCGCCTTCTCTTCCACCCACCGCTCCTTCTACTTCGACTCCACTCTCTCCGCCAGCTACCGACTCCCTACACTCACCAGCTTATCAGCAACGTCGGAATTAATCTCCGCGGTCGATATCTACTACAAGGATCAGGTCATACACTCCAAAGTCTTGCAAACGGGAACCGTAACGGAACGTTTCTTCAGCCATCCTTTCACATTAAATGCTTTGGACCCAACGGAGAGGATCCGGACGCCGTTGAAATACGATGGGGATTACAGCGCGACCGTGTCCCTCGCAGTCGAACACCTGAGAGTAAGCTGGATCGTTATCGACCCCCACAGCAAACGGGCCGTCAACATCGCGAGTCACGTGGCCGTCGCCTCCCAGATTCTAGCGAACGGTGACATAGAACTATGTTACGCGACCGTGGCCGCCGATGCTAGTGGGAAACTGGTCCTATTCGCCGTGCGGGCCACCTGTGGGTGGATGGGACGGGAAGAACTGCACTTGAAAATGGTGACAATGGAGATTACTGACGTCAATAGGAGAATTCTAAACGGAAGGGAGAGTCTGTGGATTCTACAGGCCGCAATGGAGGGGCGGAGAAGGAGAATCGACAGTAAAAAGGAGACAGATGCTTATAAAAAGTTCAAGTGGAAGGCGGAGAAGGTTATGGTTGCTATATTGTCCATGATATGTTTGATGTTATTAATTCTCATTCTAGTTGGTTGGATGACAGCTGCTTTGATTCTGTTACTACGATACTAG
- the LOC140861283 gene encoding uncharacterized protein has protein sequence MDVFLQPLIEELKQLWEGVNTRDAVTNDIFLMHAAVLWTINDFPAYALMSGWSTKGYKACPTCNEETPSKGIRNKIAYIGHIRFLPLNDPMRRSKQFDGKVESRSPIKELTAEDILAQLEHVHVSLPEKHKQYGGIKRKRSLIELNWSKKSIFFQLEYWQHLPLRHNLDVMHIEKNVCDNVLGTLLNIKGKSKDTEKARLDLQDMGIRKELHLYKDRNKWKKPPATYTLSAEERHLFCRFIKSVKFSDGFAANLSKNVNETIGKISGLKSHDCHVLLQRLLPAGIRPYLKKEVRETITELCNFFRQICAKTLNVSDLKLLETNVVLILCKLERIFPPAFFDIMVHLILHLPKEAMMGGPVYFRWMYCIERAMGIYKQYVSNRARPEGSIAEAYIVNEALNFCSMYFRDIETRYNRPERNDDRVNICSSRVISIFKHVGRPLGKKEVKVLEPSLRSKAEWEHRSYLLARGVRNVEQIQEVEFPIWFRDKVNEMRSAGSHEATDELYALANRSNFSVYSYSGAIINGVKFLVEQRDVRRTTQNSGILVSGVAGQNFYGVLQEVIELCYLKDCTVLLFKCKWFDTDPRKRIIQEDNIFTSIYTGAEWYMNDPFILASQAKSVYYLNDIKNGPIWKLVQVYARRNLWDYPNIEGENDVDTTGIDPHVVQETNSQSLQLVVDLSELENVSFHRDDIEPSEVTNVDQLLHNKNDFVVDVDDFEDDILDEYDEEEDSDAEIDDDESIENETNGTTSEEVMMSSFNASGSGVHEDELEGDGRGRQTTWRQESCSIVLEKALKKQKVDKLEVKFEEYTGGSVGKSGKWFNNFIAQTVRDTISPLVTSWEDVALVDKQLIFDRLDNKFIYPKTSVVKAEVERLAMRTIRDRRCKMRRHWKQLDGLQNKDAPKRKPYKGVSQENWVFLCDYFGKKEQMEISEKNTNNRFSRLLEGAHGSKTLVQHYHDDADMIELRSTQLEGEVSASTVDNVHQPKDLNIMTQVLGSRSQYVKGLGPLPKLSVVGGARATNVNSKHCDDSGKIMSMQQMIDEKQHTISEQQKTISEHEQKFDAILQQLQQVIPGFSFQPPASSST, from the exons ATGGATGTTTTTCTTCAGCCATTAATTGAAGAGTTAAAACAATTGTGGGAAGGCGTGAATACTCGAGATGCAGTGACTAATGATATATTCCTAATGCATGCAGCAGTTTTGTGGACAATCAATGATTTTCCTGCGTACGCTTTAATGTCTGGATGGAGTACAAAAGGGTATAAAGCATGTCCAACCTGTAACGAAGAAACTCCTTCTAAAGGCATAAGGAATAAGATAGCTTATATTGGGCATATACGTTTTCTTCCTTTAAATGATCCAATGAGACGAAGCAAACAATTTGATGGTAAGGTGGAATCAAGATCTCCTATTAAAGAATTAACTGCTGAAGATATACTAGCACAGTTAGAACATGTGCATGTCAGTCTTCCTGAAAAGCATAAGCAGTATGGAGGTATAAAGCGTAAGCGTTCACTAATCGAGCTTAATTGGTCAAAAAAGAGTATATTTTTTCAGCTTGAATATTGGCAACACTTACCACTTCGGCATAACTTGGATGTAATGCACATCGAGAAGAATGTTTGTGATAATGTTCTCGGTACCTTGTTGAACATAAAAGGAAAATCAAAAGACACGGAAAAGGCGAGACTAGATCTTCAAGACATGGGGATCAGGAAAGAGTTGCATCTTTACAAAGATAGAAATAAATGGAAGAAGCCACCAGCAACATATACGTTAAGTGCTGAAGAGAGACACTTATTTTGTCGATTTATCAAATCGGTGAAGTTTTCGGATGGTTTTGCCGCCAACTTATCAAAAAATGTCAATGAGACCATCGGTAAAATATCGGGACTCAAATCTCACGACTGTCATGTTTTGCTCCAACGATTATTGCCAGCTGGAATCAGGCCATACTTGAAAAAAGAAGTCCGTGAAACTATCACTGAGTTGTGTAATTTTTTCCGACAAATATGTGCCAAGACTTTGAATGTCAGTGATCTTAAATTGTTGGAGACAAATGTAGTTCTTATCTTGTGCAAGTTGGAAAGAATATTCCCTCCAGCGTTTTTTGATATTATGGTTCACTTGATTCTTCATTTACCAAAAGAGGCAATGATGGGTGGTCCTGTGTATTTTAGATGGATGTATTGCATTGAGCGAGCTATGGGTATCTACAAGCAATATGTTAGCAATCGAGCACGTCCAGAGGGGTCAATTGCTGAAGCTTACATCGTTAATGAGGCATTGAATTTTTGCTCGATGTATTTTAGAGATATCGAAACCCGATACAATCGCCCAGAAAGAAATGATGATAGAGTTAACATATGCTCGTCTCGAGTGATTTCTATATTCAAGCATGTTGGTCGACCCTTGGGCAAGAAAGAGGTCAAAGTTCTTGAACCTTCTTTACGGAGTAAAGCAGAGTG GGAACATCGGAGTTATCTACTAGCTAGGGGAGTGCGGAATGTGGAGCAAATACAAGAAGTCGAATTTCCTATTTGGTTTAGGGATAAG GTTAATGAAATGCGATCAGCTGGATCACATGAGGCCACCGATGAATTGTATGCATTAGCTAATAGATCCAATTTCAGTGTGTACTCATACTCTGGTGCTATTATCAATGGCGTTAAGTTTCTTGTGGAACAACGAGATGTGAGACGAACCACACAAAATAGTGGTATTCTTGTATCTGGTGTAGCAGGACAAAATTTTTATGGTGTTCTTCAAGAAGTTATAGAGTTATGTTATTTAAAAGATTGCACAGTGTTGTTATTTAAGTGCAAATGGTTTGACACGGATCCTAGGAAGAGAATAATTCAAGAAGATAATATATTCACAAGCATATATACAGGGGCAGAATGGTACATGAATGATCCATTTATACTTGCATCACAGGCAAAATCGGTGTATTACTTAAATGATATCAAGAATGGCCCGATATGGAAATTGGTGCAGGTTTATGCCCGACGTAATTTGTGGGACTATCCAAATATTGAAGGTGAAAATGATGTTGACACAACTGGTATAGATCCTCACGTAGTGCAAGAAACTAATTCACAATCATTGCAATTGGTGGTAGATTTATCAGAGTTAGAGAATGTCAGCTTCCATCGAGATGATATCGAACCATCCGAGGTTACGAATGTCGATCAATTGTTGCATAATAAAAATGATTTTGTTGTCGATGTTGACGATTTTGAAGATGACATATTAGATGAATATGACGAAGAAGAAGATAGTGATGCTGAAATTGACGATGATGAAAGTATTGAGAATGAAACTAATGGCACGACTTCGGAAGAA GTGAT GATGTCTAGTTTCAATGCTAGTGGTTCTGGTGTTCACGAGGATGAATTAGAAGGGGATGGAAGAGGTAGACAAACAACTTGGAGACAAGAATCTTGTAGTATAGTTCTCGAGAAGGCATTAAAAAAGCAAAAAGTAGATAAATTGGAGGTTAAGTTTGAAGAATATACAGGGGGTAGTGTTGGAAAATCTGGAAAATGGTTCAATAACTTTATAGCTCAAACAGTTCGAGATACAATATCTCCACTCGTTACTTCTTGGGAGGATGTCGCTTTGGTTGACAAACAACTCATCTTTGATCGTCTTGAT AACAAATTTATATATCCGAAGACGAGTGTGGTGAAGGCGGAGGTAGAGCGACTTGCAATGAGAACTATTAGAGATCGAAGGTGTAAAATGAGGAGACACTGGAAGCAACTCGATGGGTTGCAAAATAAAGATGCACCAAAGAGGAAGCCGTACAAGGGAGTAAGCCAAGAGAATTGGGTTTTTCTTTGTGATTATTTTGGCAAAAAAGAACAAATG gaaataTCTGAGAAAAATACCAATAATCGATTTAGTAGACTACTTGAAGGTGCCCATGGATCTAAGACTTTAGTTCAACACTACCACGAtgat gCTGACATGATAGAACTTCGATCGACTCAGTTAGAAGGGGAAGTGTCTGCCTCTACTGTCGATAATGTGCATCAACCCAAAGATCTCAATATCATGACTCAAGTATTAGGCTCACGGTCTCAATATGTTAAGGGTTTAGGTCCATTACCTAAACTATCTGTAGTAGGTGGTGCTAGAGCAACAAACGTCAACTCAAAGCATTGTGATGACAGTGGAAAAATTATGAGTATGCAACAGATGATCGACGAGAAACAACATACTATAAGTGAGCAACAAAAGACTATCAGTGAGCATGAACAAAAATTTGATGCAATATTGCAACAGCTTCAACAGGTCATTCCTGGTTTCTCTTTCCAGCCTCCagcatcttcttcgacttga